In Planctomycetota bacterium, a single window of DNA contains:
- a CDS encoding Xaa-Pro peptidase family protein, producing MSVRQPVAKPKAYLKARHKQTEAALDALDLDAILLTHPADLAYLTNFTGDDSVGIFKPGGEVWLVTDFRYTEQAELEAAWLKVVERKGDIHKMSDALAHTLREAGLTRVGFEANFTTVGQKDAVEEALDELDYDCELVAVEDVMVKQRKVKDDHEIDLIRKACDVAEEAFNAVRDSIQAGETEGYLAGLLSLEMKSRGATDPSFSPIVATAGNSSLPHYRPDDTLIQKDNLLLFDWGARVNGYCSDMTRTFAIGRVPAKLKEIYNVTLEAQQAAIEYIRPGVSCLAVDKVARDHIKKAGYEKYFGHGLGHGLGRDIHELPVLRKQGEDDELRPGMVVTVEPGIYLPGQGGVRIEDDVLVTHSGREILTSLPKAFEDCHIE from the coding sequence ATGTCCGTCCGCCAGCCCGTCGCCAAGCCCAAGGCCTATCTCAAGGCACGCCACAAGCAGACCGAGGCCGCGCTCGACGCGCTCGACCTCGACGCCATCCTGCTGACACATCCGGCAGACCTTGCCTACCTGACCAACTTCACCGGTGACGACTCCGTCGGCATCTTCAAGCCCGGCGGCGAGGTTTGGCTCGTCACCGACTTCCGCTACACCGAGCAGGCCGAACTCGAAGCCGCGTGGTTGAAGGTCGTCGAGCGCAAGGGCGACATCCATAAGATGAGCGATGCCTTGGCCCACACGCTTCGTGAGGCCGGGCTGACCCGCGTCGGCTTCGAGGCCAACTTCACGACCGTCGGTCAGAAGGACGCCGTCGAAGAGGCGCTGGACGAGCTGGATTACGACTGCGAGCTGGTCGCCGTCGAGGACGTGATGGTCAAGCAGCGGAAGGTGAAGGACGACCACGAGATCGACCTCATCCGCAAGGCGTGCGATGTCGCTGAGGAGGCTTTCAACGCCGTCCGCGACTCGATCCAGGCCGGTGAGACCGAGGGCTACCTCGCAGGTTTGTTGTCACTCGAGATGAAGTCGCGCGGTGCGACCGACCCGAGCTTCAGCCCCATCGTCGCCACGGCTGGCAACTCGTCACTGCCCCACTACCGGCCCGACGACACGCTCATCCAAAAGGACAACCTGCTTCTGTTCGACTGGGGTGCCCGCGTCAACGGCTATTGCAGCGACATGACGCGCACCTTCGCCATCGGCCGCGTTCCGGCGAAGCTCAAAGAGATTTACAACGTCACCCTCGAAGCGCAGCAGGCGGCGATCGAATACATCCGGCCCGGCGTGTCGTGTTTGGCCGTGGACAAGGTCGCTCGCGACCACATCAAGAAGGCCGGCTACGAGAAGTACTTCGGGCACGGGCTGGGTCACGGGCTGGGCCGAGATATCCACGAACTGCCGGTGCTGCGAAAGCAAGGCGAAGACGACGAGCTTCGCCCCGGCATGGTCGTCACAGTGGAGCCTGGCATCTACCTGCCCGGCCAGGGCGGCGTGCGGATCGAGGACGACGTGCTCGTCACGCACAGCGGCCGCGAAATCCTGACGAGCCTGCCCAAGGCGTTCGAAGACTGTCACATCGAGTAG
- the accB gene encoding acetyl-CoA carboxylase biotin carboxyl carrier protein: MDVDRLERLVALMSDQGLTNLELQDGDRRISLSRGHAVATAPVAAPVAAPAPAASPAPAAAPSAPASDSNLATITSPMVGTYYAAPKPGSPAFVEVGKSVSDATDVCIIEAMKVFNTIKAETSGVIDQILVKDGDAVEFGQALFKVRPA, encoded by the coding sequence ATGGACGTCGATCGGCTCGAACGCCTGGTTGCGCTCATGAGCGATCAGGGTCTGACGAACTTGGAGCTGCAGGACGGCGACCGTCGCATCTCGCTCTCACGTGGACACGCCGTTGCGACCGCACCGGTCGCCGCACCCGTCGCAGCACCAGCCCCGGCTGCGTCGCCGGCGCCAGCCGCGGCACCGTCCGCACCGGCGAGCGACAGCAACCTCGCGACGATCACCAGCCCGATGGTCGGCACGTATTACGCCGCTCCCAAGCCTGGTTCGCCGGCCTTCGTCGAGGTCGGTAAGAGCGTTTCGGACGCGACCGACGTCTGCATCATCGAGGCGATGAAAGTCTTCAACACGATCAAGGCCGAGACGTCGGGTGTGATCGACCAGATCCTCGTCAAGGACGGCGACGCCGTCGAGTTCGGTCAAGCCTTGTTCAAGGTCCGGCCTGCTTGA
- the accC gene encoding acetyl-CoA carboxylase biotin carboxylase subunit, with protein MFSKLLVANRGEIALRILRACREVGVSTVAVYSEADRGASYLELADQTVCIGRGPSADSYLNIPRIISAAEVYDVDAIHPGYGFLAENAHFNEVVRSCKIEFVGPSPEAMSAVGDKVNCKKLAREADVPTVPGSVGALENEEEAVELCEKIGFPVIIKAAAGGGGRGMRVARNEASLKTGFSQAKAEAEAAFGNGTVYIEKFVEFGRHVEVQVIADRHGNAIHLWERDCSLQRRHQKLMEESPSPHISQKTREAMCAAAVRLIQQAKYDNAGTVEYLVDADENFYLLEVNARIQVEHPVTEQVTGLDLIHLQLRVASGEPLGIDQKDVPQIGHAMEFRINAEDPSADFRPQPGLIETWHPPGGPGVRLDTHAHAGYRIPPNYDSMIGKLIIHRNTREEVIACAKRALGEFRVGPIKTTVPLHLQLLEIPEVRQGGFDTNFVERVALAKS; from the coding sequence ATGTTCTCGAAGCTCCTCGTCGCCAACCGCGGTGAAATCGCCCTGCGGATCCTCCGCGCCTGCCGCGAGGTGGGCGTTTCGACGGTGGCCGTCTACAGCGAGGCCGATCGTGGGGCGAGCTACCTGGAGCTTGCGGATCAGACCGTCTGCATCGGACGCGGCCCGTCGGCTGACAGCTACCTGAATATCCCGCGGATCATCTCGGCGGCCGAGGTGTACGACGTCGACGCGATCCATCCGGGCTACGGCTTCCTTGCGGAAAATGCCCACTTCAACGAAGTCGTCCGAAGCTGCAAGATTGAGTTCGTCGGTCCGTCGCCCGAGGCGATGAGTGCCGTCGGCGACAAGGTCAACTGCAAGAAGCTCGCCCGCGAGGCCGATGTTCCGACGGTGCCCGGCAGCGTCGGAGCACTCGAGAACGAGGAGGAGGCGGTCGAGCTCTGCGAGAAGATCGGCTTCCCGGTCATCATCAAAGCCGCAGCCGGCGGCGGCGGGCGTGGCATGCGGGTCGCGCGGAACGAGGCGAGCCTGAAGACCGGCTTTTCCCAAGCGAAGGCGGAAGCCGAAGCGGCGTTTGGCAACGGCACGGTCTACATCGAAAAGTTCGTCGAGTTTGGCCGGCACGTCGAAGTGCAGGTCATCGCCGACCGTCACGGCAACGCCATCCACCTGTGGGAACGCGACTGCTCGCTGCAGCGTCGCCACCAGAAGCTGATGGAGGAGTCGCCGTCCCCGCACATCAGCCAGAAGACGCGCGAGGCCATGTGCGCGGCTGCGGTGCGCCTGATCCAGCAGGCCAAGTACGACAACGCGGGAACGGTCGAGTATCTCGTCGACGCGGATGAGAACTTCTACCTGCTGGAGGTCAACGCCCGAATCCAGGTCGAGCACCCGGTGACGGAGCAGGTGACGGGACTGGACCTCATTCACCTGCAGCTTCGCGTGGCTTCGGGCGAGCCGCTTGGCATCGATCAGAAAGACGTGCCGCAGATCGGCCACGCGATGGAGTTCCGCATCAACGCTGAAGACCCGTCGGCCGACTTCCGCCCGCAGCCGGGCCTCATTGAGACGTGGCACCCGCCCGGCGGGCCGGGTGTTCGCCTCGACACGCACGCCCACGCGGGTTACCGGATTCCGCCGAACTACGACTCGATGATCGGCAAGCTGATCATCCACCGGAACACGCGGGAAGAAGTCATCGCTTGTGCCAAGCGAGCTCTGGGCGAATTCCGCGTCGGGCCGATCAAGACGACGGTGCCGCTGCATCTGCAGCTCTTGGAGATTCCTGAGGTTCGTCAGGGCGGGTTCGATACGAACTTTGTCGAACGCGTCGCACTCGCGAAATCGTGA
- a CDS encoding NAD(P)-binding domain-containing protein — MSQASPTHDQTRVVIVGGGPIGLEVAATMQRAGVDYRVLEAKEVGHTMTWWAPQTKWFSSNERIAIAGMPLVTPDGSKASREQYLAYLRGVVSALDLDVRTFEPVADIQREEDGFVVHSQTRGGPRETRCDAVVLAIGGTDFPSKLGVPGDDLPHVDGYLREPHSYFGRRVLIVGGRNSAIEAALRCHHAGADVALSYRGDELPEKSIKYWLLPEIKGLIKSDRIAGHFGTEVKAITPTHVTLSSTDGDTDVEADVVLSLIGYRQDKRLLRRAGVDLIGDGERPSYDEATMETNVPGLYVAGTAIAGTQSSKYSVYLENCHDHAQKILEHLGSSPSRTERHRRGMSDGLRRQIAAQPES; from the coding sequence ATGAGTCAGGCGAGCCCAACGCACGACCAGACCCGCGTCGTCATCGTCGGCGGCGGGCCGATCGGATTGGAAGTCGCCGCGACGATGCAGCGGGCGGGCGTCGACTACCGCGTGCTCGAGGCCAAGGAAGTCGGCCACACGATGACGTGGTGGGCACCGCAGACGAAGTGGTTCAGCAGCAACGAACGCATCGCGATTGCCGGCATGCCGCTGGTCACGCCCGACGGCTCCAAGGCCTCGCGTGAGCAGTACCTCGCTTATCTCCGCGGGGTCGTCTCGGCGCTCGATCTCGACGTCCGAACCTTCGAGCCTGTGGCTGACATCCAACGGGAGGAAGACGGCTTCGTCGTCCACAGCCAGACCCGCGGCGGGCCACGCGAGACGCGCTGCGACGCAGTCGTCCTCGCGATCGGCGGGACGGACTTCCCGTCGAAGCTCGGCGTGCCGGGCGACGACCTGCCACACGTCGACGGCTACCTCCGCGAGCCGCACAGCTACTTCGGCAGGCGCGTGTTGATCGTCGGCGGACGCAACAGTGCGATCGAGGCGGCACTGCGTTGCCACCATGCCGGGGCCGACGTCGCGCTCTCGTATCGCGGCGACGAGCTGCCGGAGAAGAGCATCAAGTACTGGCTGCTGCCGGAAATCAAAGGGCTCATCAAGAGCGACCGCATCGCCGGGCACTTCGGCACCGAGGTCAAGGCGATCACGCCGACGCACGTCACGCTGAGCAGCACGGACGGCGACACTGACGTCGAAGCAGATGTCGTGCTGAGCCTGATCGGCTATCGCCAGGACAAGCGGCTGCTGCGTCGAGCTGGCGTCGACCTGATCGGTGACGGCGAACGGCCGAGCTACGACGAGGCGACGATGGAGACGAACGTCCCGGGTCTCTACGTCGCCGGCACCGCGATCGCCGGAACGCAGAGCAGCAAGTACAGCGTCTACCTCGAGAACTGCCACGACCACGCGCAGAAGATTCTGGAACACCTCGGCAGCTCGCCCTCGCGGACGGAGCGACATCGTCGTGGCATGTCCGACGGGCTGCGTCGCCAGATTGCCGCTCAGCCCGAGTCGTGA
- a CDS encoding glucoamylase family protein, whose protein sequence is MLDHGKPPPADEAIIREAAGLAMRYFLEPDLHNGGLVRDSARPGAPCSVAAAGFACAAFVAAERLGLVDRETALRHCGDVARVFAELPVDVPTAEAKDSAGWRGMFYHFLAGDGERRGRRTWKSEVSTIDTALLIAGLLVARGHFDRDDEAELTLRANSDRVIAGVDWRAFIRPSGRFSHGWRPEPIRRAMRDHDRDGFIVHEWDGYSEGLLLYLIAAASPRQDVGREAYDAWCSTYAKDWHDVEGIEHLHCPPLFTHQFPHAFIDLDGVADTFLRDRGLCYFENARRGTRAQIAYAKRNPLGHPGYGASTWGLSASNGPGIDHHKHLTRGGRRVRFHGYVERGLGPPAGVVDDGTLAPWATAASLPFLPGEVCDGLRAHRDVTLCRPGWHGFMGSYNLAYIDPDCPHGWVDEFDLAIEQAPIVMMAANYLDGGVWNVTRQLPELREALLTCGLSGGWLS, encoded by the coding sequence GTGCTCGACCACGGCAAACCACCACCCGCCGACGAGGCCATCATCCGCGAGGCCGCCGGGTTGGCGATGCGGTACTTCCTCGAGCCCGACCTGCACAACGGCGGACTGGTCCGCGACTCGGCGCGACCCGGTGCGCCCTGCAGCGTCGCGGCCGCAGGGTTCGCGTGTGCGGCCTTCGTCGCGGCGGAACGGCTAGGCCTGGTCGACCGCGAGACTGCCCTTCGGCACTGCGGCGACGTGGCCCGCGTCTTCGCCGAGTTGCCCGTCGACGTTCCGACTGCCGAGGCCAAGGACTCGGCGGGCTGGCGTGGCATGTTTTACCACTTCCTCGCGGGTGACGGCGAACGTCGTGGCCGGCGGACGTGGAAGTCGGAGGTCAGCACCATCGACACCGCCCTGCTCATCGCCGGGCTGCTAGTCGCCCGCGGGCACTTCGACCGCGACGACGAGGCCGAACTGACGCTGCGTGCGAACAGCGATCGTGTCATCGCCGGCGTCGATTGGCGTGCCTTCATCCGGCCGAGCGGCCGATTCAGCCACGGCTGGCGTCCCGAGCCGATCCGACGTGCCATGCGCGATCACGATCGTGACGGCTTCATCGTCCACGAGTGGGACGGCTACAGCGAAGGCCTGCTGCTCTACCTCATCGCCGCCGCATCGCCTCGGCAGGACGTGGGACGAGAGGCGTACGACGCATGGTGCTCGACGTACGCAAAAGACTGGCACGACGTTGAAGGCATCGAGCATCTTCACTGCCCGCCGCTCTTCACGCACCAGTTTCCGCACGCGTTCATCGATCTCGACGGCGTGGCGGACACGTTTCTGCGGGATCGCGGCCTGTGCTACTTCGAAAACGCTCGCCGTGGGACGCGTGCGCAGATCGCCTACGCCAAACGCAATCCGCTCGGCCATCCGGGCTACGGCGCGTCGACTTGGGGCTTATCCGCCAGCAACGGCCCCGGCATTGACCACCATAAGCACCTGACGCGAGGCGGCCGACGCGTGCGATTCCACGGCTATGTCGAACGCGGCCTCGGACCGCCAGCTGGCGTGGTCGACGATGGCACGCTCGCTCCCTGGGCGACGGCCGCATCGCTGCCGTTCCTGCCGGGAGAGGTCTGCGACGGCCTGCGTGCGCATCGCGACGTGACGCTCTGCCGTCCCGGTTGGCACGGCTTCATGGGCAGCTACAACCTGGCGTACATCGACCCCGACTGCCCACACGGCTGGGTGGACGAGTTCGACCTCGCGATCGAGCAGGCACCGATCGTCATGATGGCCGCGAACTACCTCGACGGCGGCGTGTGGAACGTGACCCGGCAGCTGCCCGAGCTTCGCGAAGCCCTGCTCACGTGCGGCCTGTCGGGTGGCTGGCTTTCTTAA